A part of Streptomyces sp. DSM 40750 genomic DNA contains:
- a CDS encoding ATP-binding cassette domain-containing protein, producing MTRIDKEASGAKGAVTVRGLVKHYGETRALDGVDLDVREGTVMGVLGPNGAGKTTLVRCLSTLITPDSGHATVAGYDVVRQPRQLRRVIGLTGQYASVDEKLSGFENLYMIGRLLDLPRKEAKSRATGLLERFSLTEAAKRSVGTYSGGMRRRLDLAASMIGSPAVLYLDEPTTGLDPRTRNEVWTEVKRMVGDGVTVLLTTQYMEEAEQLAGELTVIDRGKVIAGGRIEELKAQVGGRTLRVRPADPVRLRPLAEDLDDLGITGLATTTVDPGTGTLLVPILSDEQLTAVVGAITARGVTIASINTELPSLDEVFLSLTGHKASAPQDTTPSPAYEEVAV from the coding sequence ATGACACGAATCGACAAGGAAGCCAGCGGCGCGAAAGGCGCTGTCACCGTACGGGGGCTGGTCAAGCACTACGGCGAGACCAGGGCGCTGGACGGTGTCGACCTCGATGTGCGCGAAGGCACGGTGATGGGGGTGCTCGGGCCGAACGGGGCGGGCAAGACGACGCTCGTACGGTGCCTGTCCACCCTGATCACGCCCGACTCGGGGCATGCGACGGTGGCCGGCTACGACGTCGTACGCCAGCCGCGCCAGCTGCGCCGGGTGATCGGCCTGACCGGCCAGTACGCGTCCGTGGACGAGAAGCTGTCCGGCTTCGAGAACCTGTACATGATCGGCCGGCTGCTCGACCTGCCCCGTAAGGAGGCGAAGAGCCGGGCCACCGGTCTGCTGGAGCGGTTCTCGCTGACCGAGGCCGCCAAGCGCTCGGTGGGCACGTACTCCGGCGGTATGCGACGACGGCTCGACCTGGCCGCGTCCATGATCGGGAGCCCGGCCGTGCTGTACCTGGACGAGCCGACGACCGGTCTGGACCCGCGCACCCGCAACGAGGTGTGGACCGAGGTGAAGCGCATGGTCGGCGACGGGGTGACCGTGCTGCTGACCACCCAGTACATGGAGGAGGCCGAGCAGCTGGCCGGCGAACTGACCGTGATCGACCGGGGGAAGGTGATCGCGGGCGGCCGTATCGAGGAACTGAAGGCCCAGGTCGGCGGGCGTACGCTCCGGGTCCGGCCGGCCGATCCGGTGCGTCTGCGGCCGCTGGCCGAGGACCTCGACGACCTGGGTATCACCGGGCTCGCCACCACCACCGTGGACCCCGGGACCGGCACCCTCCTCGTCCCGATCCTCAGCGACGAGCAGCTGACCGCCGTCGTCGGCGCGATCACCGCGCGCGGCGTCACGATCGCCTCGATCAACACCGAACTGCCCAGCCTGGACGAGGTGTTCCTGTCGCTCACCGGCCACAAGGCCAGTGCGCCGCAGGACACGACCCCGTCCCCCGCGTACGAGGAGGTCGCCGTATGA
- a CDS encoding NAD+ synthase: MPQLRLALNQIDSTVGDLAGNAEAVVRWTRHSAEQGAHLVAFPEMVLTGYPVEDLALRQSFVKASRSALKALAARLADEGFGELPVVVGYLDRSESASPRFGQPAGAPRNAGAVLHRGEVALTYAKHHLPNYGVFDEFRYFVPGDTLPIVRLHGVDIALAICEDLWQDGGRVPAARSAGAGLLLSVNASPYERDKDDTRLELVRKRAQEAGCTTAYLAMIGGQDELVFDGDSIVVDRDGEVVARAPQFAEGCVVLDLDLPAAAAEPVTARGEAADGQRVDDGLRVDRLVISEEPLPAYEPELTGGYAERLDDDEEVYSALVVGLRAYAAKNGFKSVLIGLSGGIDSALVAAIACDALGAQNVYGVSMPSRYSSDHSQGDAAELARRTGLNFRTVPIAPMFDAYMSSTELTGLAEENLQSRLRGTLLMAISNQEGHIVLAPGNKSELAVGYSTLYGDSVGAYGPIKDVYKTSVFRLAEWRNRAAEERGQTPPIPENSISKPPSAELRPGQVDTDSLPDYPVLDAILELYVDRDQGADAIVAAGFDRELVTRTLRLVDTAEYKRRQYPPGTKISPKGFGKDRRLPITNRWREHA, translated from the coding sequence GTGCCTCAACTTCGCCTCGCCCTGAATCAGATCGACTCGACGGTCGGCGATCTCGCCGGAAACGCCGAGGCGGTCGTCCGCTGGACCCGGCACTCCGCCGAGCAGGGAGCGCACCTGGTGGCGTTCCCCGAGATGGTGCTGACCGGGTACCCCGTCGAGGACCTGGCGCTGCGTCAGTCCTTCGTGAAGGCCTCCCGCTCGGCCCTGAAGGCACTCGCCGCCCGGCTCGCCGACGAGGGCTTCGGAGAGCTGCCGGTGGTCGTCGGCTATCTCGACCGTTCCGAGTCCGCCTCGCCGAGGTTCGGCCAGCCGGCGGGCGCCCCGCGGAACGCCGGCGCGGTGCTGCACCGGGGCGAGGTGGCGCTCACCTACGCCAAGCACCACCTCCCCAACTACGGCGTGTTCGACGAGTTCCGCTACTTCGTGCCCGGCGACACCTTGCCGATCGTGCGACTGCACGGCGTCGACATCGCCCTCGCCATCTGCGAGGACCTCTGGCAGGACGGGGGCCGCGTCCCGGCCGCCCGGTCCGCCGGCGCCGGGCTGCTGCTCTCCGTCAACGCCTCGCCGTACGAGCGCGACAAGGACGACACCCGCCTCGAACTGGTCCGCAAGCGCGCCCAGGAGGCCGGCTGCACGACCGCCTATCTGGCGATGATCGGCGGCCAGGACGAGCTGGTCTTCGACGGCGACTCGATCGTCGTCGACCGGGACGGTGAAGTGGTCGCGCGGGCGCCGCAGTTCGCGGAGGGGTGCGTGGTCCTGGACCTCGACCTGCCCGCGGCCGCCGCCGAGCCGGTGACCGCCCGCGGCGAAGCCGCTGATGGACAGCGTGTCGACGACGGGCTGCGCGTCGACCGGCTCGTCATCTCCGAGGAGCCGCTGCCCGCGTACGAGCCGGAGCTGACGGGCGGGTACGCGGAGCGTCTCGACGACGACGAGGAGGTGTACTCGGCGCTGGTGGTCGGCCTGCGGGCCTACGCGGCGAAGAACGGCTTCAAGTCGGTGCTGATCGGGCTCTCCGGCGGTATCGACTCGGCCCTCGTCGCGGCGATCGCGTGCGACGCGCTGGGCGCGCAGAACGTGTACGGCGTGTCCATGCCGTCGCGGTACTCGTCGGACCACTCCCAGGGCGACGCGGCGGAACTCGCGCGCCGGACGGGCCTCAACTTCCGTACGGTCCCGATCGCCCCGATGTTCGACGCCTACATGTCGTCGACCGAGCTGACGGGTCTGGCGGAGGAGAACCTCCAGTCCCGGCTCCGGGGGACGCTGTTGATGGCGATCTCCAACCAGGAGGGCCACATCGTGCTGGCGCCCGGCAACAAGTCGGAGCTGGCGGTGGGGTATTCGACGCTGTACGGCGACTCGGTGGGCGCGTACGGCCCCATCAAGGACGTGTACAAGACGTCGGTCTTCCGGCTGGCCGAGTGGCGCAACCGGGCGGCGGAGGAGCGCGGCCAGACCCCGCCGATCCCCGAGAACTCCATCTCCAAGCCGCCGAGCGCCGAGCTGCGGCCGGGCCAGGTCGACACGGACTCCCTGCCGGACTATCCCGTCCTGGACGCGATCCTGGAGCTGTACGTCGACCGCGACCAGGGCGCCGACGCGATCGTCGCCGCCGGGTTCGACCGGGAGCTGGTCACCCGGACCCTCCGCCTGGTCGACACCGCCGAGTACAAGCGCCGCCAGTACCCCCCGGGCACGAAGATCTCCCCGAAGGGCTTCGGCAAGGACCGGCGGCTGCCCATCACGAACCGGTGGCGCGAGCACGCGTAG
- a CDS encoding TetR/AcrR family transcriptional regulator — MSLAESHAGDGRVRDGRPVRGRPRSEAVERSIIEGAMRLLEEGVPLSELSIERIARTAGVGKATIYRRWSGKEALFVDVLRAAEPPDPVLPGTSMRDDLVVLMEAARRRGLLNRPSAILHNVIAQMKSSPKIWNAYHADVVAPRRRTLIEVLRRGQANGELRADVDLDLAGDLVFGPMLVRTVMRPDAELPENLAESIVDTVLEGLRPSAK; from the coding sequence GTGAGCCTCGCCGAGAGCCACGCCGGAGACGGGCGGGTCCGGGACGGGCGCCCCGTACGGGGGCGGCCCCGGAGCGAGGCCGTGGAGCGGTCCATCATCGAGGGCGCGATGCGGCTCCTCGAAGAGGGCGTACCGCTCTCGGAGCTGTCCATCGAGCGGATCGCCCGCACCGCCGGCGTCGGCAAGGCGACCATCTACCGCCGCTGGAGCGGCAAGGAGGCGCTCTTCGTCGACGTACTGCGCGCCGCGGAGCCCCCGGACCCCGTGCTGCCCGGCACCTCGATGCGTGACGACCTGGTCGTCCTCATGGAGGCGGCACGCCGACGCGGGCTGCTCAACCGGCCGTCGGCGATCCTGCACAACGTCATCGCCCAGATGAAGAGCAGCCCCAAGATCTGGAACGCCTACCACGCGGACGTCGTCGCCCCGCGCCGCCGGACCCTGATCGAGGTGCTGCGCCGGGGGCAGGCCAACGGGGAACTCCGCGCCGACGTGGACCTCGACCTGGCCGGCGATCTGGTCTTCGGCCCCATGCTCGTCCGTACCGTCATGCGCCCGGACGCCGAACTCCCGGAGAATCTCGCGGAGAGCATCGTCGACACGGTGCTCGAAGGGCTTCGTCCGTCTGCGAAGTGA
- a CDS encoding endonuclease/exonuclease/phosphatase family protein → MAQAYMTETGGGGTGQGREQSRLRRLLARLFGGWRGDRRIWRRGIVVAVLAVLVALLMVLHAQVPNAVGNLGSLTETFLPWLGVAIPLLLVLALVRRSATALVVLLLPTVVWLNLFGGLVTSKSGSGGDFTVVTHNVNADNADPSGTARDVAASGADVVALEELTETEVPVYEKALEATYKYHEVVGTVGLWSKYRMSDTKAVDIKLGWERAMRSTVATPDGPVAVYVAHLPSVRVKLEAGFTARQRDKSANALGEAIADEPIERVALLGDLNGTMNDRALNAVTAQMRSTQGAAGSGFGFSWPASFPMARIDQIMVRGMEPTASWTLPQTGSDHLPVAARVTIDTSRS, encoded by the coding sequence ATGGCGCAGGCGTACATGACGGAGACGGGCGGCGGCGGCACGGGACAGGGCCGCGAACAATCCCGGCTTCGGCGCCTGCTCGCCCGGCTCTTCGGGGGCTGGAGAGGGGACCGGCGGATCTGGCGGCGTGGCATCGTCGTCGCGGTCCTCGCGGTTCTCGTCGCGCTGCTGATGGTGCTGCACGCCCAGGTCCCGAACGCGGTCGGCAACCTCGGCAGCCTGACCGAGACGTTCCTGCCCTGGCTGGGCGTCGCGATCCCGCTGCTGCTGGTCCTCGCGCTGGTCCGCAGGTCGGCGACCGCGCTGGTCGTGCTCCTGCTGCCCACGGTCGTCTGGCTGAACCTCTTCGGCGGACTCGTCACCAGCAAGTCCGGCAGCGGCGGCGACTTCACCGTCGTCACCCACAACGTCAACGCGGACAACGCCGACCCGTCCGGCACCGCCCGCGACGTCGCCGCCTCCGGCGCGGACGTGGTGGCCCTGGAGGAACTGACCGAGACCGAGGTGCCGGTCTACGAGAAGGCGCTGGAGGCGACATACAAGTACCACGAGGTCGTCGGCACCGTCGGGCTGTGGAGCAAGTACCGGATGAGCGACACCAAGGCCGTCGACATCAAGCTCGGGTGGGAGCGCGCGATGCGCTCGACGGTGGCGACGCCGGACGGGCCGGTCGCCGTGTACGTAGCCCATCTGCCCTCGGTGCGGGTGAAGCTGGAGGCCGGGTTCACCGCCCGGCAGCGCGACAAGAGCGCGAACGCGCTGGGCGAGGCCATCGCCGACGAGCCGATCGAGCGGGTCGCCCTCCTCGGCGACCTCAACGGCACCATGAACGACCGCGCCCTCAACGCCGTCACCGCCCAGATGCGTTCCACCCAGGGTGCGGCGGGCAGCGGCTTCGGCTTCAGCTGGCCCGCGTCGTTCCCGATGGCGCGCATCGACCAGATCATGGTCCGGGGCATGGAGCCGACGGCGTCCTGGACCCTGCCCCAGACGGGCAGCGACCACCTGCCGGTGGCGGCGCGGGTGACGATCGACACGTCCAGGAGCTGA
- a CDS encoding MFS transporter has product MPLALLALAVGAFGIGTTEFVIMGLLPEVAADLGVSIPTAGHLVSAYALGVVIGAPLLAAVTARMPRRTVLIRLMVLFVAGNALSAFAPDEHWLLAARFLSGLPHGAFFGVGAVVATTLVAPERKARSVSLMFLGLTIANVAGVPAATLVGQHFGWRITFLGVSAIGLAAIASLALLLPRDRGETRSAGLRGELGALRSLPVWLALGTTVAGFGALFSAYSYITPMLTDAAGYAKTSVTLLLALFGVGATIGNLAGGRLADHSLRGTLFGGLASLILVLALFPVLMSAQWSAALAVLLLGVAAFATGSPLQLMVMEKAATAPSLASSANQAAFNLANAGGAWIGGLALAAGLGATAPAVVGAGLAVVGLGVAGVAYAVDARRTAVAAPRNGRGRGRVVASHVPEESETVRV; this is encoded by the coding sequence ATGCCCTTGGCCCTGCTCGCTCTCGCCGTAGGAGCCTTCGGAATCGGCACGACCGAGTTCGTCATCATGGGCCTCCTGCCCGAGGTCGCGGCCGACCTCGGCGTCTCGATCCCCACCGCCGGCCACCTGGTCTCGGCGTACGCGCTGGGCGTCGTCATCGGCGCCCCGCTGCTCGCCGCGGTCACGGCCCGGATGCCCCGCCGCACGGTCCTGATCCGGCTGATGGTCCTCTTCGTCGCCGGCAACGCGCTGTCCGCCTTCGCGCCCGACGAACACTGGCTGCTCGCCGCCCGCTTCCTCAGCGGTCTGCCGCACGGTGCCTTCTTCGGTGTCGGCGCGGTCGTCGCGACCACCCTGGTGGCCCCGGAGCGCAAGGCCCGCTCGGTCTCGCTGATGTTCCTGGGGCTGACGATCGCCAACGTCGCCGGCGTACCGGCCGCGACCCTCGTGGGCCAGCACTTCGGCTGGCGGATCACCTTCCTCGGCGTGAGCGCCATCGGGCTGGCGGCGATCGCTTCCCTGGCGCTGCTGCTGCCGAGGGACCGGGGGGAGACCCGCTCGGCCGGTCTGCGCGGCGAACTGGGCGCCCTGCGCTCACTGCCCGTCTGGCTGGCCCTCGGCACCACCGTGGCCGGCTTCGGCGCGCTCTTCTCCGCCTACAGCTACATCACGCCGATGCTCACCGACGCCGCCGGTTACGCGAAGACCAGCGTCACCCTGCTGCTGGCGCTGTTCGGCGTAGGGGCGACCATCGGCAACCTGGCCGGCGGCCGCCTCGCCGACCACTCCCTGCGCGGCACGCTCTTCGGCGGCCTGGCGTCCCTGATCCTGGTGCTGGCGCTGTTCCCGGTCCTCATGTCCGCCCAGTGGAGCGCCGCCCTGGCCGTCCTCCTCCTCGGCGTCGCCGCCTTCGCCACCGGCTCACCCCTCCAGCTGATGGTCATGGAGAAGGCTGCCACCGCCCCCTCCCTCGCCTCCTCCGCCAACCAGGCCGCCTTCAACCTCGCCAACGCCGGCGGCGCCTGGATCGGCGGCCTCGCCCTGGCCGCCGGCCTCGGCGCGACGGCTCCCGCGGTCGTGGGCGCGGGGCTCGCGGTGGTCGGCCTCGGGGTCGCCGGGGTGGCCTACGCGGTGGACGCCCGCCGGACCGCCGTCGCCGCGCCGCGGAACGGTCGGGGCCGTGGACGCGTGGTGGCGTCCCATGTGCCGGAGGAGTCGGAGACGGTACGCGTCTGA
- a CDS encoding MFS transporter: MTTAVPDSRMPAVVHRRRWVILGVLMLSLLIVVLDNSILNVAIKTISTPEPTGLGATQSELEWAINAYTLVFAGLLFSAGLLGDRLGRKKVLLGGLVVFGIGSALAAMSGSPIELIVFRAVMGLGAAFVMPATLAVLMNVFERDEQPKAIGIWAGGVGLAIAIGPITGGLLLDHFWWGSVFLVNVPIVVLALGLMIWLVPDSRDPNPGRIDPIGVVLSVVGLVLLVYGIIRGGQLADFTDVTVLGTIAAGLAVLAAFVVFEKRSDHPSIDISFFRNKVFSASIGVIGLVFFALMGVTFFSVFYTQTVRGYSPLQTGLLMLPLAVAQLVFAPRARLVVDRFGNSAVCTAGMLLIAGMLAAFAVLDADTPIWILEVIFFFMGAGMAHVMTPLSVLIMQALPREKAGSASALSNTFRQVGGALGIAVLGSVLSAAYRGGIEDKLPAGAPHAAAESIEATLGLAARLGDRGEALVGPAHDAFLHAMHVTALCGAGIAVLGAVTMAVFLPGRPKTGQEGKGETELVTADH, encoded by the coding sequence ATGACTACCGCAGTCCCTGACTCCCGTATGCCGGCGGTGGTGCACCGGCGCCGCTGGGTGATTCTCGGTGTGCTGATGCTGAGCCTGCTGATCGTGGTGCTCGACAACTCGATCCTCAACGTCGCCATCAAGACGATCTCGACCCCGGAACCGACCGGGCTCGGCGCCACCCAGAGCGAGCTGGAGTGGGCCATAAACGCCTACACGCTCGTCTTCGCGGGGCTGCTGTTCTCCGCCGGCCTGCTCGGCGACCGCCTCGGACGCAAGAAGGTGCTGCTCGGTGGCCTCGTCGTCTTCGGCATCGGCTCGGCACTGGCCGCCATGTCGGGCTCGCCGATCGAGCTGATCGTGTTCCGCGCGGTGATGGGCCTCGGCGCCGCCTTCGTGATGCCCGCCACCCTCGCCGTCCTGATGAACGTCTTCGAACGCGACGAGCAGCCGAAGGCCATCGGCATCTGGGCGGGCGGAGTCGGCCTCGCCATCGCCATCGGCCCGATCACCGGCGGACTCCTCCTCGACCACTTCTGGTGGGGCTCGGTCTTCCTGGTCAACGTGCCGATCGTCGTCCTCGCGCTGGGCCTGATGATCTGGCTGGTGCCCGACTCCCGCGACCCGAACCCGGGCCGCATCGACCCCATCGGCGTAGTGCTCTCCGTCGTCGGCCTCGTGCTCCTCGTCTACGGCATCATCCGGGGCGGCCAGCTCGCCGACTTCACGGACGTCACGGTCCTCGGCACCATCGCGGCCGGGCTCGCGGTCCTCGCCGCCTTCGTCGTCTTCGAGAAGCGCAGCGACCACCCGTCCATCGACATCTCGTTCTTCAGGAACAAGGTCTTCTCGGCCTCCATCGGCGTCATCGGCCTGGTCTTCTTCGCGCTGATGGGTGTGACCTTCTTCTCCGTCTTCTACACCCAGACCGTGCGCGGCTACTCACCGCTCCAGACCGGCCTGCTGATGCTGCCGCTGGCCGTCGCACAGCTCGTTTTCGCGCCACGCGCCCGCCTCGTCGTCGACCGCTTCGGCAACAGCGCGGTGTGCACGGCGGGCATGCTGCTGATCGCCGGGATGCTGGCGGCGTTCGCCGTGCTGGACGCGGACACGCCGATCTGGATCCTCGAAGTGATCTTCTTCTTCATGGGCGCGGGCATGGCGCACGTCATGACCCCGCTGAGCGTACTCATCATGCAGGCGCTGCCCCGCGAGAAGGCCGGCTCCGCGTCCGCGCTCAGCAACACCTTCCGCCAGGTCGGCGGCGCCCTCGGCATCGCCGTCCTCGGCTCCGTGCTCTCCGCCGCGTACCGCGGCGGCATCGAGGACAAGCTGCCCGCCGGCGCCCCGCACGCCGCCGCCGAGTCCATCGAGGCCACCCTCGGCCTCGCCGCCCGCCTCGGCGACCGGGGCGAGGCCCTGGTCGGCCCGGCCCACGACGCCTTCCTGCACGCCATGCACGTGACCGCGCTGTGCGGGGCCGGCATCGCCGTCCTCGGCGCGGTGACCATGGCGGTGTTCCTGCCGGGACGGCCGAAGACCGGCCAAGAGGGCAAGGGAGAAACGGAGTTGGTGACCGCCGATCACTGA
- the panB gene encoding 3-methyl-2-oxobutanoate hydroxymethyltransferase — protein MTQLSAAQKQPAQGVRPATDSSKALYGGKSTRRITVRDISAAKERGEKWPMLTAYDAMTASVFDEAGIPVMLVGDSAGNCHLGYESTVPVTLDEMTMLSAAVVRGTSRALIVGDLPFGSYQEGPVQALRSATRLVKEAGVGAVKLEGGERSHRQIELLVESGIPVMAHIGLTPQSVNAMGYRVQGRGEEAAQQLLRDAKAVQDAGAFAVVLELVPAELAAEVTRVLHIPTVGIGAGPETDAQVLVWTDMLGLTGGRVPKFVKKYADLRAVMGDAAKAFAEDVVGGTFPLEEHSVH, from the coding sequence ATGACGCAGCTTTCCGCTGCCCAGAAGCAGCCTGCGCAGGGTGTACGGCCGGCCACCGACAGCAGCAAGGCGCTGTACGGAGGCAAGAGCACCCGGCGCATCACCGTCCGCGACATCAGCGCCGCCAAAGAGCGCGGCGAGAAGTGGCCCATGCTCACCGCGTACGACGCCATGACGGCGTCCGTCTTCGACGAGGCCGGCATCCCGGTCATGCTCGTCGGCGACTCGGCGGGCAACTGCCACCTGGGGTACGAGTCGACCGTGCCCGTCACCCTCGACGAGATGACCATGCTCTCGGCCGCCGTCGTACGGGGCACGAGCCGCGCCCTGATCGTCGGCGACCTGCCCTTCGGTTCCTACCAGGAGGGTCCGGTGCAGGCGCTGCGCTCGGCGACCCGGCTGGTCAAGGAGGCCGGGGTCGGGGCGGTCAAGCTGGAGGGCGGCGAGCGGTCGCACCGCCAGATCGAGCTGCTGGTCGAGTCCGGCATCCCCGTCATGGCCCACATCGGCCTCACTCCGCAGTCCGTCAACGCGATGGGCTACCGCGTGCAGGGCCGGGGCGAGGAGGCCGCCCAGCAGCTGCTGCGCGACGCCAAGGCCGTCCAGGACGCGGGCGCGTTCGCGGTCGTCCTGGAGCTGGTTCCGGCGGAGCTGGCGGCCGAGGTCACCCGCGTGCTGCACATTCCGACGGTCGGTATCGGCGCGGGGCCGGAGACCGACGCGCAGGTCCTCGTCTGGACCGACATGCTCGGGCTGACCGGAGGGCGGGTACCGAAGTTCGTGAAGAAGTACGCCGACCTGCGGGCGGTCATGGGTGACGCGGCCAAGGCGTTCGCCGAGGACGTCGTCGGCGGGACCTTCCCGCTGGAGGAGCACTCCGTCCACTAG
- a CDS encoding ABC transporter permease codes for MSAATVPTTGEADGRIGLRAHARHTGALVRRNLLWIRQDPESMFDAVLMPIVFTLLFVYVFGGSIGQALGGGQEEYIQYVVPGLMAMMGMNIAMGVGTGFNEDFQKGVMDRFRSLPIGRSSVLLAKISVELLRMLVATTILLTVGVLIGFDITSWPGLFAAVGLAGVFGSSLMWIFLVLGVTMKNAQSVQGMGFLVLFPLQFGSSIFAPTQSMPGWLQSFTDYNPLSSLADAARGLMTGGPVAHDLYVTLGWSVALTAVMAPIAIHKFKTKS; via the coding sequence ATGAGCGCCGCCACCGTTCCCACGACCGGCGAGGCCGACGGCCGGATCGGGCTGCGGGCCCATGCCCGGCACACCGGCGCGCTCGTCCGGCGCAATCTGCTGTGGATCCGGCAGGACCCCGAGTCGATGTTCGACGCGGTCCTGATGCCGATCGTGTTCACCCTGCTCTTCGTGTACGTCTTCGGCGGCTCCATCGGGCAGGCGCTGGGCGGCGGCCAGGAGGAGTACATCCAGTACGTGGTGCCGGGGCTGATGGCGATGATGGGCATGAACATCGCCATGGGGGTCGGCACGGGCTTCAACGAGGACTTCCAGAAGGGCGTCATGGACCGCTTCCGGTCCCTGCCGATCGGCCGGTCCTCGGTGCTGCTCGCGAAGATCTCCGTCGAGCTGCTGCGCATGCTGGTCGCCACGACCATCCTGCTGACCGTCGGTGTCCTCATCGGCTTCGACATCACCAGCTGGCCGGGGCTGTTCGCCGCGGTGGGACTGGCCGGCGTCTTCGGCTCGTCCCTGATGTGGATCTTCCTGGTGCTGGGCGTGACGATGAAGAACGCGCAGTCCGTGCAGGGGATGGGCTTCCTGGTGCTGTTCCCGCTGCAGTTCGGTTCGTCGATCTTCGCGCCGACGCAGTCGATGCCGGGCTGGCTGCAGTCCTTCACCGACTACAACCCGCTGTCGTCCCTCGCGGACGCCGCGCGCGGGCTGATGACGGGCGGGCCGGTCGCCCACGACCTGTACGTCACACTCGGCTGGTCGGTGGCGCTGACGGCGGTGATGGCGCCGATCGCGATCCACAAGTTCAAGACGAAGAGCTGA